From a single Sorghum bicolor cultivar BTx623 chromosome 5, Sorghum_bicolor_NCBIv3, whole genome shotgun sequence genomic region:
- the LOC110435646 gene encoding mitogen-activated protein kinase kinase kinase 3-like yields the protein MPAWWKGKGRSKSSKAGAAAAPAGSIPAAVAIAGEVKEEKGKKKASSFDEALLAKGVRGKQQPAAAAGEVIGLPLPRPASLPLPSASASASASASSGGGSSLGSSASDDQLDLGVYRLSETSSTLLGRTVAIESRKQSHMPAEGTIFTNNQAVEHTRMSETSVSPRKEFHLQNLDLANDRTTYCRGRKSTEIVFSTQVPTSPPSSRGHHYTNSPVPSRTFGQCPTSPTSWQEDSRSSSSPQPLPLPPGSPCLPSRSLQWKKGKLLGSGTFGQVYMGFNSEGGQMCAIKEVKVISDDSNSKECLRQLNQEIMLLRELSHPNIVQYYGSDLCNETLSVYLEYVSGGSIHKLLQEYGPFGEAVLRNYTAQILSGLAYLHGRNTVHRDIKGANILVDPNGDIKLADFGMAKHISAYTSIKSFKGSPYWMAPEVIMNSNGYSLSVDIWSLGCTILEMATAKPPWSQYEGVAAIFKIGNSKDIPDIPDHLSSEAKSFLKLCLQRDPAARPTAAQLMDHPFVKDHATARSSRSGITRDMFPTSTDGKNSMVKIATSSYRSLSPLRDPDIMIRNLPGPTSPIPSTSNRRITALNPSTVRMNMSLPVSPCSSPLRQYRQSNRSCLPSPPHPAYSAGAANYSPINNALYPMRPSSGLTDPWLEISRPKTQTFDSPRRL from the exons ATGCCGGCGTGGTGGAAAGGCAAGGGCAGGAGCAAGTCTAGCAAGgccggagcggcggcggcgccggccggGTCGATCCCGGCGGCCGTTGCAATCGCAGGCGAGGTGaaggaggagaaggggaagaagaaggcgagcagCTTCGACGAGGCGCTCCTCGCCAAGGGCGTCCGCGGGAAGCAGCAACCAGCGGCAGCGGCGGGGGAGGTTATTGGGCTTCCGCTCCCTCGCCCGGCGTCCTTGCCGCTGCCGTCCGCCtcggcctccgcctccgcctcggcgtccagcggcggcggctcctCGCTGGGGTCCTCGGCGTCCGACGACCAGCTGGATCTCGGGGTTTACAG GTTGTCAGAAACAAGCAGCACTCTTCTGGGCAGAACAGTAGCAATTGAATCTCGGAAACAAAGTCATATGCCAGCAGAGGGGACCATTTTCACCAATAATCAGGCTGTGGAGCATACCCGAATGTCTGAAACATCTGTTTCCCCAAGGAAAGAATTTCACCTTCAAAATCTGGATCTTGCAAATGATCGAACTACATACTGTCGTGGTCGGAAATCAACAGAAATTGTGTTCAGTACACAAGTGCCCACTTCTCCTCCTAGCTCAAGAGGACATCACTATACAAATTCCCCTGTGCCATCAAGAACATTTGGGCAATGCCCTACATCTCCTACTTCATGGCAGGAGGATTCGCGAAGCTCAAGCTCACCCcaacctcttcctcttcctccagGCTCCCCATGCTTGCCTTCCCGTTCTCTACAGTGGAAGAAGGGGAAGTTGCTAGGTAGTGGGACGTTTGGGCAAGTATACATGGGATTCAACAG TGAAGGCGGTCAAATGTGTGCAATTAAAGAGGTTAAAGTCATTTCAGATGATTCTAACTCAAAAGAGTGCCTCAGGCAGCTAAATCAG GAAATCATGCTGCTGAGAGAGCTGTCACATCCAAACATTGTTCAGTACTATGGCAGTGATTTG TGCAATGAGACACTCTCAGTCTATCTCGAGTATGTTTCTGGGGGCTCTATCCATAAGTTGCTTCAGGAATATGGTCCGTTTGGGGAGGCAGTTCTTCGGAATTACACAGCACAAATCCTTTCTGGCCTTGCGTACTTGCATGGGCGGAATACAGTGCATAG AGATATCAAAGGGGCAAACATACTTGTCGATCCTAATGGTGACATCAAGCTTGCTGATTTTGGTATGGCCAAGCAT ATATCAGCATATACATCTATCAAATCCTTCAAAGGGAGCCCTTACTGGATGGCCCCAGAG GTAATTATGAATAGCAATGGTTACAGCCTTTCAGTAGACATTTGGAGCCTTGGCTGCACCATACTTGAGATGGCAACAGCAAAGCCTCCTTGGAGTCAGTATGAAGGG GTGGCAGCAATATTCAAAATTGGGAACAGCAAAGACATACCTGATATCCCAGATCATCTTTCTTCTGAGGCAAAAAGCTTCCTGAAACTCTGCTTGCAGCGTGATCCTGCTGCCCGCCCTACAGCTGCTCAGCTGATGGATCACCCTTTTGTCAAGGACCATGCTACAGCCAGGAGTTCCAGGTCTGGCATCACGAGGGATATGTTTCCTACTTCAACTGATGGAAAAAACAGCATG GTAAAGATTGCAACTTCATCATACAGAAGCTTATCTCCTTTAAGAGATCCTGATATCATGATAAGAAACTTGCCAGGACCAACATCCCCCATTCCTTCGACATCAAATCGCAGGATCACAGCATT GAACCCATCCACTGTTCGGATGAACATGTCGCTGCCTGTCTCTCCCTGCTCTAGCCCGCTACGGCAGTACAGGCAGTCCAACCGAAGTTGCTTGCCATCCCCTCCTCACCCAGCCTATTCAGCTGGAGCAGCCAACTACAGTCCTATCAACAATGCACTCTACCCGATGCGACCAAGCAGCGGTCTCACAGATCCATGGCTCGAAATCTCTCGGCCGAAAAcacaaacttttgattctccaaGAAGATTGTAG
- the LOC8071727 gene encoding uncharacterized protein LOC8071727, with product MECRSISETLLRANAALCVLAPAVCGLRGAHRRSIHFAPGPSAPDEDDVRDRAPPPRRWYRAAYARLLRHAGTLAGVDHAGGLPRHRATGSLVSCPHAAARAAHFDVLAGEFVVAAAAASRGHPPPKMEATSLSSLTQVCDVLGVTAQRRKSVRLTVCPQVTQHHIWRGALEAVLGDLQADMASLDSPSPATQMAEQIASACTRFLSETATSSSPSWMRPTPFKKPAEPPPPAKKWQEVLDMFTDLARSLETEDRLTGHAQKVEAMKEGLFQIRDVVIERDIAFKEARRQDCLVQRKLSKSLGHSSKCLYTLLLFYLYGTVRDMEVHAGKCISGKGGRNVVVHAAQFLTDGDESTIRSGIKQLSRALGIFRFVWEAANTDCDAANQNGKDVVVKKKNEDAKGVLELQGHLWSFGVEEKTLTYRGDVFQVHQIQLP from the coding sequence ATGGAATGCCGCAGCATTTCGGAGACCCTGCTACGCGCCAATGCCGCGCTCTGCGTGCTCGCGCCGGCCGTCTGCGGGCTGCGCGGTGCCCACCGCCGCAGCATTCACTTCGCGCCAGGCCCGTCCGCGCCCGACGAGGACGATGTGCGAGACCGCGCCCCGCCTCCGCGGCGCTGGTACCGGGCAGCATACGCCCGGCTCCTCCGGCATGCGGGGACACTGGCGGGGGTGGACCACGCGGGCGGCCTTCCGCGGCACAGGGCGACGGGATCCCTCGTCTCATGCCCGCACGCCGCCGCTCGGGCCGCGCACTTTGACGTGCTCGCGGGTGagttcgtcgtcgccgccgccgccgcgagccGTGGCCACCCGCCGCCGAAGATGGAGGCGACGTCGCTGAGCTCGTTGACGCAGGTCTGCGACGTGCTCGGCGTAACGGCGCAGCGGAGAAAGAGCGTGCGGCTCACCGTCTGCCCGCAGGTGACTCAGCACCACATCTGGCGGGGCGCGCTCGAGGCGGTGCTCGGGGATCTCCAGGCCGATATGGCGTCGCTGGACAGCCCGTCCCCAGCGACCCAGATGGCCGAGCAGATCGCGTCCGCCTGCACCCGCTTCCTGTCCGAGACGGCGACGTCCTCGTCGCCGTCCTGGATGCGCCCGACGCCGTTTAAGAAACCAGCAGAACCGCCGCCTCCGGCCAAGAAGtggcaagaagtgctggacatGTTTACTGACCTCGCCAGGAGCCTGGAGACCGAGGATCGACTCACCGGGCACGCGCAGAAGGTGGAGGCCATGAAGGAGGGGCTGTTCCAGATACGCGACGTCGTCATTGAGCGGGACATCGCCTTCAAGGAGGCGCGCCGGCAGGACTGCCTAGTGCAGAGGAAGCTGTCCAAGAGCCTGGGGCACTCCTCCAAGTGCCTGTACACGCTGCTCCTCTTCTACCTCTATGGCACCGTCCGGGACATGGAGGTGCACGCCGGCAAGTGCATTTCTGGCAAGGGAGGCAGGAATGTCGTCGTTCACGCCGCGCAATTTCTGACCGATGGCGATGAATCAACTATCAGGAGCGGCATCAAGCAGCTGAGCCGCGCTCTCGGCATCTTCCGGTTTGTTTGGGAGGCCGCAAATACTGACTGTGATGCTGCCAATCAGAATGGCAAAGATGTGGTGGTCAAGAAAAAGAATGAAGATGCAAAGGGTGTGTTGGAGCTGCAAGGTCATCTGTGGAGCTTCGGTGTTGAGGAGAAGACTCTGACGTACAGAGGAGATGTGTTCCAAGTGCATCAGATTCAGTTACCATGA